In Dreissena polymorpha isolate Duluth1 chromosome 11, UMN_Dpol_1.0, whole genome shotgun sequence, the genomic window gacagcatatttcagaacccctgttaTCAATATAACCAGAAGTCAGAACAAAGTTTAACATATGCAAGTCTGATGAAGAGGAACCACCCAGAATCTGCATTGGAAAACAATAAGTAAGTAAATCTTGACCAACGAATTTGGAATTTCAGATATTTTAAGTATTCAGCAATAAATGATTTAATCAAATGAATGCATGCAACTTTGAGTTACATGTTTACAATCTTGCATTAGGCTTCCATTATTAAAGAACATCTTAGTATTGTGGCTTTAAATTCAAACAATGCAATAGTTAGTGAAAATAATAGCATTGCTGGTTTATAAGTAATAATGTATTGgctaaaatagtaaaaaaaatcacgcataaaaaaaattaataccgATCTTTGAAGCTCTCCCAGCCATACGGAAGCTCTTTCTTTTCCAACAACATCTGGATCGCTATACAAGGCTTGGAGAGCTTGTTGAACCGTCTCAATAGACGGAGGACTCTCCATTTTCAACTATTAAATGCCTTGCAAGGCAAACAAATCACGAATTTCCTTAACAGGAAGTGTGTCTGACAGATTTGTAGGATCggaataaatagaaaataataataaaaaataacaaataaaatatttatttttgtttatatatattaaaatagtgCACAGTTATTTAACGACAaaaagtttcaagtaaatatttaaaaaaacaattttaatattcattcaCCATTTATTATTTACTGCGAGTTATTCAAACAAAACCGAAAGTAAAAAAGCGGAAGTGGGAGCAGTGACATGATTAATACATTGTTTTAGAATTTAACACCAAAACCTACAGAAATGGATGCTGACGGTCTTCCTTTAGTTGGCCCAGGGATAGATTATACAAAAGTAATGTTGCTTATTTATATTCCTTTGCGCATTTTTTCATTTACCATTGGCCTGGGTTAAACCAAATCCAATGGGGCCTTCAACTTGTTCAAGTTCAACGAATAATACAACAGGACGTGTAACTTGACTTTTTCGCTTGACTAGTCCTTAATACCCTGTGAATAAAACCCAATGTATACTGCTAACTATATACAATCGATACCAgcgctttccacaggccatttaacggtccctcacAGGGGCGCGtgaatttcaaaatcagagtccGCGGGTgcctgaaattttccgatcattGTATTTTGGCTGTTACTGCAACAAGCCATTCTTAAGATAAAAGCGATATCTACTTGGACGAAAATTTTGAAAGCCGCTTTACAATGCTCTGTCAACTACATCTAAcgctttacccaactaaagcccgcACAAGGGCGGAGTGTCGATGTATTGGagaatcaatattggccaatgagagcgtaCGCTTTGTATAAGCGACAGCACTATAAGGCAGACACTACatgcagttaaatcatgcagacgactcgtgaagtacatgtaattgccacagaaatcttgGTCAGTTACTTGGAAGGCTGATGATGGCTGTAACCCTCGTGGAAGTTGTGCATTTCATGAATATTataatactgtcaaaacatttactCGACTCGtaaaagcgttttaacaaattatcgttgaatttttACACAACTGTTAATGTATTCTTGAAGTCTCAAttgagcataattaaatttgtaatccaaaacccacttccgaatgtaaatgtaaacTCTACCTTAACGgattcttgcttcaaataaacaaataaaaatcaacGTCAGGAAGGGACACCCCTTCCAAAGCCACCCCTATAAGCCCGGGGGCGCCtgaaaaaaaacctgtgaaaagcACTGGATacttattttaaattcctgcacaACAGCTTTGTCTGAACCATAGGGCAAAATTCATATACAAAAGCAATAAAGGCACCAAATCAATTGTATGtaatcagggcttttttccttcttagagAACGGCCGCAGGCAACCATTTAACAATTTTGATACAGACATTTCACAAATCTAACACAGCcacaatatttgttaaaaatggtcatttttaactgtaaaaatCCTACTTTTGGCTCAAAAGTGTCAAATTTCAAAAACAgccatttcacaatttaaatttcattttagtgtAAATGCTTTCATCAGTCACATTAAGTGTACATATGAACATTATTTAGTTATTCATGCCCAAATATTGGTGCTGAATGCTAAAACGTTAACTCTTGTGTTCATACATAATTTTTTAGCCAGAAAATCCATTCAAGGATCTTCTTTTTTGTGCGTAACGATATTTCTAAGACACATGTTCTTATCTCTTTCAATTCAAATATATTCTCCTGTACATTAGCAACAGTAATATGTACATAAATACAAGTGTGTTTAAAAACTACATAAACACAAGCTTTCACAATCTTGAAAGTTTAATTGACATCATAGTTTACTATTTTAAAACAAGGGTACGAAACATTTTGTATGAATGGGAATTTTCCATTTGAATAGTTCTATATTCTTAAAGTTTTTGCTTTAACTTATGGTCTTGATCCAGAATTAATATTCCCGACAATCTGTCCTGTAAATTGGACAGCCATACTGGACTGCAATACAAGAAATGTCAGTTTGCCGGGCCTTGTTTGGGGCGAAACTCCATAAGCCAGAGTTAGTTCCTGTCCGGTCTCTCGATATCATCTTAAATGCTTATGTATCCAAACAATATTAGTTGTTGCTGCGTAGTTATGGGCATTTGCACTTACTGCAGTTCTTCCTTAAAAGTGAAGAGCCATTCAAAGGCTGTCCAAAAATTCAGTCATCTTGGTTTTATGGTGTTCTGTAGAGAATAAcattacataattttaatttcaatagGAATGATCATTTTAAAATACTGTAACCCAAGTAGAAAAGTCCCCCTTTTAAAATTTTAATCAGCCACTGGAGCTGCCGCTCTAATGTGCAGTTTATCAGAGCCACTTCATGTAATATAAAGTGCTTCTTAAACCTCACCCTTCTACAgcacatgtatattatttgttcTTCAGGTAGACGCCATTAACCAAAAGCGTTTGATTGCCTTCATCAACCATTTTGTAACTCACACAGCAGGATTCCTGAACAGGTTTTCATGTGTATGTGAGGAGAAACTGGAGCACCTTTCTCACAGGATTCAGCAACTCGATATCACAATGAGCCTCCTTGAAGCAAAGGTATTGTCCTTGAAATCAACCTTAAGAGTGAGATCAGggaatcttgaaaaaaaaatcaattcagACACTTGACTATGGCATATTAATTAACCAATGATCTCATGCCTGCCTGAATTTGCAAGTTTATTCTTTTAGCATTAAacatatcttcttttttttaaccaggttttccgaaggaaaaaactggtttttagattggcgaatgcaggcaggctggctggctggctggctggcgggcgggcggaacaagcttgtccgggccataactatgtcgttcattgtcagattttaaaatcatttggcacatttgttcaccatcattggacggtgtgtcgcgcgaaataattacgtcgatatctccaagctcaaggtcacactttgagttcaaaggtcaaaaatggccataaatgagcttgtcctggccataactatgtcattcattgtgagattttaaaatcatttggcacatttgttcaccatcatgggacggtgtgtcgcacgaaagaatcacgtcaatatctccaatgtcaaggtcgccacgactaaaaatattattttttttaaaacaaacttacaaagggggttaattttgtttgttcatttcaaaagttcagtttgagttttctccctttatcagattttttttcacaatgaaaacctggttttgtgacaattttgtcccttgttttaaatatttatccccACAACTTTggaaaaaatatcaaattttaaattaaaaacaacacaacaaatttTATGTACCAATGGTGATGTttttacataaatacaaatgTAGCCTCTATTATGtactaattttatttttattcaaataatttaagttGATATTGTATGTGAATTTGAAAGAATTTATGTAATTCACTTTGGTAAAACTAAGCACATTCAGGAGTAAAGAATCTATTATCATCTGTGTGTCAGTTGACAGTTTATGAACACAAATATATAATGACATTTGCCTATATTCACGCACTTGTAATATTTCAGATCAATTCCATACCTGGCTTAGAGAATGTGACGGCACcattatcgtcatcatcctcATCAAGTAGTTCCACAGCACCAGCAGCACCAACAGAAGGGGCGGGACCTGTAGCCCCTCCCACTGTTGCAGCTCCTGCTGTTCCAGCGGTAAAgaaaatacatgtgcataaagtaaagTGCCAGATcggtctgtgcagtccacacaggcttatcagggacgacacagatcggtctgtgcagtccacacaggcttatcagggacgacacagatcggtctgtgcagtccacacaggcttatcagggacgacactttacactggtattatatttttctgtttaaagaaagtctcttattagtaaaaatccatttaaggcagaaagtgtcatccctgattagtctgtgcaaactgcacaggcttacctgtgACTACACTttacaaaatgcattaaacatcccttttcacagagtgaggctcatttaaAATGTAAGAACAAAAGCAAGTTGTTATGACCAGCAAGAAACcaattaaaaaaatgatggtttGCATGTGCAAATCAAATTTATTTGCAAGCTCATGTATATTCAGTCCTTTCCCCTTCTAATGACTAGCAGACTCTATTTAAGACCAAACAGGACAATACCGTGAAAGGGG contains:
- the LOC127850092 gene encoding WASH complex subunit 3-like; this translates as MDADGLPLVGPGIDYTKVDAINQKRLIAFINHFVTHTAGFLNRFSCVCEEKLEHLSHRIQQLDITMSLLEAKINSIPGLENVTAPLSSSSSSSSSTAPAAPTEGAGPVAPPTVAAPAVPAAPAPGSQEAPPPPPAEPVAANPVSKDPRYQKFFKMLQFGVPVPAIKTKMSVEGLNPDLLDTPDAPAPAGGTTKANDDDDFSSNSEDEESEEDDSDFD